A stretch of the Lolium perenne isolate Kyuss_39 chromosome 3, Kyuss_2.0, whole genome shotgun sequence genome encodes the following:
- the LOC127342604 gene encoding CBL-interacting protein kinase 1, whose amino-acid sequence MVKSGEEDQCTRSSLLGRYEIGRTLGEGNFGKVKYARHLATGAHFAVKILDRSKILSLRFDDQIRREIGTLKLLKHPNVVRLHEVAASKTKIYMVLEFVNGGELFDKIAIKGKLSEQEGRRLFQQLIDGLAYCHDKGVYHRDLKPENVLVDRKGNIKISDFGLSALPQHLGTDGLLHTTCGSPNYIAPEVLQNRGYDGSLSDIWSCGVILYVMLVGYLPFDDRNLVVLYQKIFKGDMQIPKWLSPAAQDLLRKILEPNPLKRITIAGIKEHEWFRKNYVSAAPYDDDDDINLGPVLSKKEQIDEAGQEKPTHINAFQLIGMASSLDLSGFFEEEDVSQRKIRFTSIHSPKYLFDKIENVVTVMGFQAQRGHNKLKVTKCKNPKNARDPSSFLACAEVFELGPSLYVVELKKSHGDRTLYRELCEKLSDELGVCKEQITESLDPDLASFDGGSPLSGF is encoded by the exons ATGGTGAAGAGCGGCGAGGAGGATCAGTGCACCCGGTCGTCGCTTCTGGGGAGGTATGAGATCGGGCGGACCCTCGGGGAGGGCAACTTCGGCAAGGTCAAGTACGCGCGCCACCTCGCCACCGGCGCCCACTTCGCCGTCAAGATCCTCGATCGCAGCAAGATCCTCTCCCTCCGATTCGACGACCAG ATCAGGAGGGAGATCGGGACATTGAAGCTTCTCAAGCACCCCAATGTCGTCCGCTTGCATGAG GTTGCAGCTAGCAAAACAAAGATTTACATGGTGCTCGAGTTCGTGAATGGCGGCGAGCTCTTTGACAAGATC GCCATCAAAGGAAAACTTTCGGAACAAGAAGGAAGAAGGCTGTTTCAGCAGCTAATTGACGGTTTGGCCTACTGCCACGATAAAGGTGTCTACCACAGAGACCTTAAG CCAGAAAATGTTCTCGTCGACCGAAAAGGCAACATAAAGATCTCCGACTTTGGTCTCAGCGCTTTGCCTCAACATCTTGGG ACTGATGGATTGTTGCATACAACATGTGGCAGCCCTAATTACATTGCTCCAGAG GTTTTGCAGAATAGAGGTTATGATGGCTCCTTGTCAGATATCTGGTCTTGCGGAGTAATTCTTTACGTAATGCTGGTTGGATACCTTCCATTCGATGACCGGAATCTTGTTGTCCTTTATCAAAAG ATTTTCAAGGGAGATATGCAGATCCCCAAGTGGCTGTCGCCGGCTGCACAGGATCTTCTTCGTAAGATTCTTGAACCAAACCCGTTGAAGAGGATTACCATTGCAGGGATCAAAGAACATGAATGGTTTCGGAAGAACTATGTTTCTGCTGCTCcatacgatgatgatgatgatataaACCTCGGTCCAGTTCTCTCAAAGAAAGAG CAAATTGATGAAGCCGGACAGGAAAAGCCTACTCATATCAACGCTTTTCAGTTGATCGGGATGGCGTCTTCTCTTGATCTATCAGGTTTCTTTGAGGAAGAG GATGTGTCTCAAAGAAAGATCCGGTTCACATCCATACATTCACCCAAGTATTTGTTTGACAAGATCGAGAATGTCGTGACAGTGATGGGATTCCAAGCTCAGAGGGGGCATAATAAG CTCAAAGTCACGAAGTGCAAAAATCCAAAGAACGCAAGAGATCCATCATCATTCCTTGCCTGTGCTGAG GTGTTTGAATTGGGGCCGTCTCTGTATGTTGTTGAGCTGAAGAAATCCCATGGAGATCGTACACTGTATAGAGAG CTGTGCGAGAAGCTATCTGATGAGCTGGGGGTGTGCAAGGAGCAGATAACGGAATCTCTGGACCCTGATCTAGCGAGCTTCGACGGAGGATCACCTCTCTCGGGTTTCTGA
- the LOC127342605 gene encoding squamosa promoter-binding-like protein 1 isoform X1, whose protein sequence is MEARFLQEGGQTGLEKMSSGLKNKKKGHEWDLNDWRWDSNMFLATPSSNSDAPSGRGSRDADEGTSFGVADKRRRVSTANNHEGCSIAVVTNGDHDRIVVRRGQSSEEERPLNAAGACSSSAPYCQVDGCHADLRNGRDYHKRHKVCEVHTKSTLVRIKNIEHRFCQQCSRFHLLQEFDEGKKSCRSRLAKHNGRRRKTPAQAGNSSSENHSLTNTLLLLLRQLAGQDSGGSSEQINGPDYLVNLLKNLAAIASTQTYQDMLKNASSAAISSNAGNYVVNGFTIQEQAGQPIPGTESSAEEPPVKRYMKNFDLNDAYVEDDESRTDKIVFKLFGKEPNDFPTDLRAQVIYHVKTGIVCLLTNLSPHKSFLPNRCYLQILNWLSHYPSDLESYIRPGCVILTIYLRLPNWMWDKLNVDPAPWIENLCSISTHGFWDIGWLYARVQDHLTLSCNGRLMLVSPWQPIIGDKHQILSVTPIAAACYSTANFSVRGFNIVQPTTRLLCIFGGKYLIQEATEKLHDDTMMQQGPQCLTFSCSFHSTSGRGFIEVEDYDQSSLSFPFIVAEESICSEIRMLEEKLNIITFGDTLEEQEVLMASRSRALEFLHEIGWFLQRSHTRATSEAPQFCTEGFPVARFRWLLSFAVDQEWCSVVKKLLDTLFQGNIDLDVPSPLEFVLGEGLVFTAVNKRSKPLVNFLLTYTMKSAPVDSGAVAPVRFLFTPDVTGSSNITPLHIAASITDAAEVLDALTDDPQQLGLKTWKSARDATGYTPEDYARRRGHISYIQMVQNKINSRLPEAHVSLSMTGSPSTTHMHVGRSKSINQTAFHVEKSRHNDKQSPSCRQCVQLQHIAYHPRPNRFLSNRPAVLSLVAIAAVCVCVGLIMQSPPSVGGVRGPFNWNSMRWGPK, encoded by the exons ATGGAAGCCAGATTCCTGCAGGAAGGCGGCCAAACTGGTTTGGAGAAAATGTCCAGTGGTctcaagaacaagaagaagggccacgaGTGGGATTTGAACGACTGGAGATGGGACAGCAACATGTTCCTCGCCACGCCGTCATCAAATTCCGACGCTCCGTCCGGGCGTGGCAGCAGGGATGCTGATGAGGGTACCAGTTTTGGTGTTGCTGACAAGAGGAGGAGAGTTTCAACGGCGAATAATCACGAGGGATGCAGCATCGCTGTGGTCACTAACGGGGATCATGACAGGATTGTTGTTAGGAGAGGACAGAGCAGCGAAGAAGAGAGACCTCTAAATGCAGCAGGTGCATGTTCTAGTTCTGCTCCATATTGCCAAGTTGACGGCTGCCACGCTGATCTCCGCAACGGCAGGGACTACCACAAGAGGCACAAGGTGTGTGAAGTACataccaagtccactcttgttcgTATAAAAAACATAGAGCATCGGTTCTGTCAGCAATGCAGCAG GTTTCACCTTCttcaagaatttgatgaagggaaGAAGAGCTGCCGCTCACGTCTGGCAAAACATAATGGAAGGAGAAGGAAAACCCCAGCCCAGGCTGGGAATTCCTCAAGTGAAAATCATTCTCTAACCAACACCTTACTCCTCCTGTTGAGACAACTTGCTGGACAAGATT CTGGTGGCTCATCTGAGCAAATCAATGGTCCGGACTATTTGGTTAATCTTTTGAAGAACCTTGCTGCTATTGCTAGCACACAGACATATCAAGATATGCTAAAGAATGCAAGTTCTGCTGCAATATCATCAAATGCTGGCAACTATGTTGTGAATGGATTTACCATACAAGAGCAAGCTGGACAACCAATTCCTGGAACTGAATCCTCTGCAG AAGAGCCTCCAGTAAAAAGATACATGAAGAATTTTGATCTGAATGATGCTTATGTCGAAGATGATGAG AGCCGAACAGATAAAATTGTCTTCAAGCTCTTTGGGAAAGAGCCAAACGATTTTCCTACTGATCTACGTGCACAGGTCATTTACCATGTGAAAACTGGAATAGTGTGTCTCTTAACAAATTTATCTCCTCACAAGTCTTTTTTACCAAATCGTTGCTATTTGCAGATCCTTAACTggttatcacattacccaagtgaTTTGGAAAGCTATATTAGGCCTGGTTGTGTCATTTTAACTATTTACCTTCGCCTTCCTAATTGGATGTGGGATAAG CTTAATGTCGATCCAGCTCCTTGGATAGAAAATCTTTGTAGCATATCGACTCATGGTTTCTGGGATATAGGATGGCTGTATGCTAGGGTGCAGGACCACCTGACATTAAGTTGCAATG GCAGGCTTATGTTAGTGTCTCCCTGGCAACCCATAATAGGTGACAAGCATCAGATACTGTCTGTAACTCCTATTGCAGCTGCTTGTTATTCAACAGCAAACTTCTCAGTGAGAGGTTTCAACATAGTTCAACCAACCACAAG ATTACTTTGTATATTTGGTGGCAAATATTTAATCCAGGAAGCAACAGAAAAACTACATGATGATACTATGATGCAGCAAGGCCCTCAATGCCTGACCTTCTCTTGCTCCTTTCATAGTACAAGTGGAAGAGGGTTCATAGAG GTTGAAGATTATGATCAAAGCAGCCTTTCCTTTCCTTTTATTGTTGCTGAAGAATCTATATGTTCTGAGATCCGAATGTTGGAGGAAAAATTGAACATAATTACATTTGGTGATACCTTGGAAGAACAAGAGGTCCTGATGGCTTCTCGCAGCCGTGCCTtagagtttctacatgagatagGCTGGTTTCTTCAAAGGAGCCATACACGAGCTACATCTGAGGCTCCACAATTTTGTACTGAGGGTTTTCCAGTTGCAAGATTTAGATGGCTCCTATCCTTTGCGGTTGATCAGGAATGGTGTTCTGTTGTAAAGAAGCTTCTCGACACCTTGTTCCAGGGTAATATTGATCTGGATGTCCCCTCACCACTTGAGTTTGTCCTGGGAGAAGGTTTAGTATTCACCGCTGTCAACAAGCGTTCAAAGCCTTTGGTTAACTTCCTGTTAACATACACAATGAAGTCTGCACCGGTGGACAGTGGAGCCGTGGCACCAGTTCGGTTCCTGTTCACACCTGACGTAACTGGTTCATCAAATATAACACCTCTTCATATTGCAGCTAGCATCACTGATGCTGCTGAGGTTTTAGATGCTTTAACTGATGATCCTCAACAG CTAGGATTGAAAACCTGGAAAAGTGCCCGTGATGCTACTGGGTACACTCCAGAGGATTACGCTCGGAGGAGAGGACACATATCCTACATCCAGATGGTTCAGAACAAAATCAACAGCAGGTTACCTGAAGCCCACGTGTCTCTTTCCATGACTGGCAGTCCATCtaccactcatatgcatgtgggtCGATCGAAGTCTATTAATCAAACCGCATTTCATGTGGAGAAAAGCAGACATAACGACAAGCAATCACCTAGCTGCAGACAATGTGTCCAGCTCCAGCACATTGCTTACCATCCCCGTCCGAACAGGTTCTTGTCGAACAGGCCTGCGGTGCTATCCTTGGTCGCCATTGCTGCCGTCTGTGTCTGCGTAGGCTTGATCATGCAGAGCCCCCCGAGCGTCGGCGGTGTGAGGGGCCCTTTCAACTGGAACTCTATGCGTTGGGGCCCCAAGTGA
- the LOC127342605 gene encoding squamosa promoter-binding-like protein 1 isoform X2 has translation MEARFLQEGGQTGLEKMSSGLKNKKKGHEWDLNDWRWDSNMFLATPSSNSDAPSGRGSRDADEGTSFGVADKRRRVSTANNHEGCSIAVVTNGDHDRIVVRRGQSSEEERPLNAAGACSSSAPYCQVDGCHADLRNGRDYHKRHKVCEVHTKSTLVRIKNIEHRFCQQCSRFHLLQEFDEGKKSCRSRLAKHNGRRRKTPAQAGNSSSENHSLTNTLLLLLRQLAGQDSGGSSEQINGPDYLVNLLKNLAAIASTQTYQDMLKNASSAAISSNAGNYVVNGFTIQEQAGQPIPGTESSAEEPPVKRYMKNFDLNDAYVEDDESRTDKIVFKLFGKEPNDFPTDLRAQILNWLSHYPSDLESYIRPGCVILTIYLRLPNWMWDKLNVDPAPWIENLCSISTHGFWDIGWLYARVQDHLTLSCNGRLMLVSPWQPIIGDKHQILSVTPIAAACYSTANFSVRGFNIVQPTTRLLCIFGGKYLIQEATEKLHDDTMMQQGPQCLTFSCSFHSTSGRGFIEVEDYDQSSLSFPFIVAEESICSEIRMLEEKLNIITFGDTLEEQEVLMASRSRALEFLHEIGWFLQRSHTRATSEAPQFCTEGFPVARFRWLLSFAVDQEWCSVVKKLLDTLFQGNIDLDVPSPLEFVLGEGLVFTAVNKRSKPLVNFLLTYTMKSAPVDSGAVAPVRFLFTPDVTGSSNITPLHIAASITDAAEVLDALTDDPQQLGLKTWKSARDATGYTPEDYARRRGHISYIQMVQNKINSRLPEAHVSLSMTGSPSTTHMHVGRSKSINQTAFHVEKSRHNDKQSPSCRQCVQLQHIAYHPRPNRFLSNRPAVLSLVAIAAVCVCVGLIMQSPPSVGGVRGPFNWNSMRWGPK, from the exons ATGGAAGCCAGATTCCTGCAGGAAGGCGGCCAAACTGGTTTGGAGAAAATGTCCAGTGGTctcaagaacaagaagaagggccacgaGTGGGATTTGAACGACTGGAGATGGGACAGCAACATGTTCCTCGCCACGCCGTCATCAAATTCCGACGCTCCGTCCGGGCGTGGCAGCAGGGATGCTGATGAGGGTACCAGTTTTGGTGTTGCTGACAAGAGGAGGAGAGTTTCAACGGCGAATAATCACGAGGGATGCAGCATCGCTGTGGTCACTAACGGGGATCATGACAGGATTGTTGTTAGGAGAGGACAGAGCAGCGAAGAAGAGAGACCTCTAAATGCAGCAGGTGCATGTTCTAGTTCTGCTCCATATTGCCAAGTTGACGGCTGCCACGCTGATCTCCGCAACGGCAGGGACTACCACAAGAGGCACAAGGTGTGTGAAGTACataccaagtccactcttgttcgTATAAAAAACATAGAGCATCGGTTCTGTCAGCAATGCAGCAG GTTTCACCTTCttcaagaatttgatgaagggaaGAAGAGCTGCCGCTCACGTCTGGCAAAACATAATGGAAGGAGAAGGAAAACCCCAGCCCAGGCTGGGAATTCCTCAAGTGAAAATCATTCTCTAACCAACACCTTACTCCTCCTGTTGAGACAACTTGCTGGACAAGATT CTGGTGGCTCATCTGAGCAAATCAATGGTCCGGACTATTTGGTTAATCTTTTGAAGAACCTTGCTGCTATTGCTAGCACACAGACATATCAAGATATGCTAAAGAATGCAAGTTCTGCTGCAATATCATCAAATGCTGGCAACTATGTTGTGAATGGATTTACCATACAAGAGCAAGCTGGACAACCAATTCCTGGAACTGAATCCTCTGCAG AAGAGCCTCCAGTAAAAAGATACATGAAGAATTTTGATCTGAATGATGCTTATGTCGAAGATGATGAG AGCCGAACAGATAAAATTGTCTTCAAGCTCTTTGGGAAAGAGCCAAACGATTTTCCTACTGATCTACGTGCACAG ATCCTTAACTggttatcacattacccaagtgaTTTGGAAAGCTATATTAGGCCTGGTTGTGTCATTTTAACTATTTACCTTCGCCTTCCTAATTGGATGTGGGATAAG CTTAATGTCGATCCAGCTCCTTGGATAGAAAATCTTTGTAGCATATCGACTCATGGTTTCTGGGATATAGGATGGCTGTATGCTAGGGTGCAGGACCACCTGACATTAAGTTGCAATG GCAGGCTTATGTTAGTGTCTCCCTGGCAACCCATAATAGGTGACAAGCATCAGATACTGTCTGTAACTCCTATTGCAGCTGCTTGTTATTCAACAGCAAACTTCTCAGTGAGAGGTTTCAACATAGTTCAACCAACCACAAG ATTACTTTGTATATTTGGTGGCAAATATTTAATCCAGGAAGCAACAGAAAAACTACATGATGATACTATGATGCAGCAAGGCCCTCAATGCCTGACCTTCTCTTGCTCCTTTCATAGTACAAGTGGAAGAGGGTTCATAGAG GTTGAAGATTATGATCAAAGCAGCCTTTCCTTTCCTTTTATTGTTGCTGAAGAATCTATATGTTCTGAGATCCGAATGTTGGAGGAAAAATTGAACATAATTACATTTGGTGATACCTTGGAAGAACAAGAGGTCCTGATGGCTTCTCGCAGCCGTGCCTtagagtttctacatgagatagGCTGGTTTCTTCAAAGGAGCCATACACGAGCTACATCTGAGGCTCCACAATTTTGTACTGAGGGTTTTCCAGTTGCAAGATTTAGATGGCTCCTATCCTTTGCGGTTGATCAGGAATGGTGTTCTGTTGTAAAGAAGCTTCTCGACACCTTGTTCCAGGGTAATATTGATCTGGATGTCCCCTCACCACTTGAGTTTGTCCTGGGAGAAGGTTTAGTATTCACCGCTGTCAACAAGCGTTCAAAGCCTTTGGTTAACTTCCTGTTAACATACACAATGAAGTCTGCACCGGTGGACAGTGGAGCCGTGGCACCAGTTCGGTTCCTGTTCACACCTGACGTAACTGGTTCATCAAATATAACACCTCTTCATATTGCAGCTAGCATCACTGATGCTGCTGAGGTTTTAGATGCTTTAACTGATGATCCTCAACAG CTAGGATTGAAAACCTGGAAAAGTGCCCGTGATGCTACTGGGTACACTCCAGAGGATTACGCTCGGAGGAGAGGACACATATCCTACATCCAGATGGTTCAGAACAAAATCAACAGCAGGTTACCTGAAGCCCACGTGTCTCTTTCCATGACTGGCAGTCCATCtaccactcatatgcatgtgggtCGATCGAAGTCTATTAATCAAACCGCATTTCATGTGGAGAAAAGCAGACATAACGACAAGCAATCACCTAGCTGCAGACAATGTGTCCAGCTCCAGCACATTGCTTACCATCCCCGTCCGAACAGGTTCTTGTCGAACAGGCCTGCGGTGCTATCCTTGGTCGCCATTGCTGCCGTCTGTGTCTGCGTAGGCTTGATCATGCAGAGCCCCCCGAGCGTCGGCGGTGTGAGGGGCCCTTTCAACTGGAACTCTATGCGTTGGGGCCCCAAGTGA
- the LOC127342606 gene encoding S-adenosylmethionine synthase 4, whose amino-acid sequence MAEVETFLFTSESVNEGHPDKLCDQISDAVLDACLAEDPDSKVACETCTKTNMVMVFGEITTKANVDYEKIVRDTCRGIGFVSDDVGLDADHCKVLVNIEQQSPDIAQGVHGHFTKRPEEIGAGDQGHMFGYATDETPELMPFSHVLATKLGARLTEVRKNGTCAWLRPDGKTQVTVEYHNDNGAMVPIRVHTVLISTQHDETVTNDEIAADLKEHVIKPVIPEQYLDEKTIFHLNPSGRFVIGGPHGDAGLTGRKIIIDTYGGWGAHGGGAFSGKDPTKVDRSGAYIARQAAKSIVSNGLARRCIVQVSYAIGVPEPLSVFVDTYGTGKIPDNEILNIVKENFDFRPGMIIINLDLKRGGNGRYLKTAAYGHFGRDGPDFTWEVVKPLKWESPSA is encoded by the coding sequence ATGGCTGAAGTTGAGACCTTTCTCTTCACATCTGAGTCTGTCAATGAGGGACACCCTGACAAGCTCTGTGACCAGATATCTGATGCGGTGCTAGATGCATGCCTGGCTGAAGACCCTGACAGCAAGGTTGCTTGCGAGACATGCACcaagaccaacatggtcatggtcTTTGGTGAGATCACCACCAAGGCCAATGTTGACTATGAGAAGATTGTCAGGGATACTTGCCGTGGCATTGGTTTTGTGTCCGATGATGTCGGCCTTGATGCTGATCACTGCAAGGTGCTTGTCAACATTGAGCAGCAGTCCCCTGACATAGCACAGGGTGTCCATGGCCACTTCACCAAGCGCCCTGAGGAGATTGGTGCTGGTGACCAAGGACATATGTTTGGATATGCAACTGACGAGACTCCCGAGTTGATGCCCTTCAGCCATGTTCTTGCTACAAAGCTTGGTGCTCGTCTCACTGAGGTCCGCAAGAATGGAACCTGCGCATGGCTGAGGCCTGATGGTAAGACCCAGGTAACTGTGGAGTATCACAATGACAATGGTGCCATGGTGCCTATACGTGTCCACACCGTGCTCATCTCTACCCAGCATGATGAGACTGTCACCAACGATGAGATTGCTGCTGATCTAAAGGAGCATGTGATCAAACCCGTCATCCCAGAGCAGTACCTTGACGAGAAGACCATTTTCCATCTCAACCCATCTGGTCGCTTTGTCATCGGTGGACCTCACGGCGATGCTGGTCTCACCGGCAGGAAGATCATTATTGACACTTATGGTGGCTGGGGAGCTCATGGCGGAGGTGCTTTCTCCGGCAAGGATCCAACGAAGGTTGACCGCAGTGGAGCATACATTGCAAGGCAGGCAGCAAAGAGCATTGTCTCTAATGGCCTTGCCCGTCGCTGCATCGTCCAAGTTTCTTATGCCATAGGTGTACCTGAACCACTCTCGGTGTTTGTTGACACATACGGCACAGGCAAGATCCCTGACAATGAGATCCTCAACATTGTCAAGGAGAACTTTGATTTCAGGCCGGGCATGATCATCATCAACCTCGACCTGAAGAGGGGCGGGAATGGgcggtacctcaagacggcggcgTACGGGCACTTTGGAAGGGATGGCCCGGACTTCACCTGGGAGGTGGTGAAGCCTCTCAAGTGGGAGAGCCCTTCTGCCTGA